The following proteins come from a genomic window of Astatotilapia calliptera chromosome 11, fAstCal1.2, whole genome shotgun sequence:
- the LOC113031359 gene encoding sialic acid-binding Ig-like lectin 15 isoform X1 yields the protein MWPQRFSLILSAIVSGSVSAGWKLTVSPGVRVSRGEDAVLGCFFTPTRDYSGMIKVTWKFAASNTPPFLDCPVKYDSVHGANPCAFSDLKHSLKGDPRWGDGSLLIRDVQLTDNGMYFCRVELDGWKNFKEAKTELYVGAEPHILNLSVVEMPCGSDSAPRRLQCQAEGNPPPKIVWLLASRRMLENKGESSQSSPYHVTSCVPYPEEEELTCRAESALNHTERTYPTREPQDQSEESEESEESDSLKIPLIVCAVIALLILIAGIVFYCLSELLFHFSTAAVVHILRLIFRFFPPLSRLFCLKGAIIHSRSHSLQLMKKNFRHFIQWLRRPTPLPWKIMVSGSQPVQLNESSRWFTQWSPCTNPPPWKIITGRSQQEEKRSFRRFIQRPFLYPATCNLQ from the exons ATGTGGCCGCAGCGTTTCTCCCTCATTCTGAGTGCGATCGTCTCAG GTTCTGTCTCAGCTGGATGGAAGCTGACCGTCTCTCCAGGGGTCAGAGTCTCCAGAGGGGAAGATGCTGTCCTCGGCTGCTTCTTCACCCCCACACGGGATTATTCAGGAATGATCAAGGTCACATGGAAGTTCGCAGCATCAAACACTCCTCCGTTCTTGGACTGTCCAGTAAAATATGATTCCGTGCATGGAGCCAATCCCTGTGCATTTTCCGATTTAAAACATTCCCTGAAAGGAGACCCTCGATGGGGGGATGGGTCGCTCCTCATCAGGGATGTACAGCTGACTGATAACGGCATGTACTTCTGCAGAGTGGAGCTCGACGGGTGGAAGAACTTTAAGGAAGCAAAGACAGAGCTTTATGTTGGAG CTGAGCCTCACATCCTGAACCTCTCTGTGGTGGAGATGCCCTGTGGCTCAGACAGCGCCCCCCGGAGGCTGCAGTGTCAAGCTGAAGGTAACCCACCGCCTAAGATTGTGTGGCTGTTGGCCTCCAGACGCATGTTAGAGAACAAGGGTGAGTCCTCACAGTCCAGCCCGTACCATGTGACCAGCTGTGTGCCGTacccggaggaggaggagctcacCTGCAGGGCGGAGAGTGCACTAAACCACACGGAGAGGACGTATCCAACCAGAGAGCCTCAGGATCAGAGTGAAGAGAGTGAAGAGAGTGAAGAGAGCGACTCTCTGAAGATCCCTCTGATCGTGTGTGCTGTCATCGCTCTCCTGATCCTGATCGCAGGAATCGTCTTTTACTGCCTGAGTGAGCTCCTGTTTCACTTTAGCACAGCTGCTGTGGTTCACATACTCCGGCTCATATTTCGGTTCTTTCCTCCTTTGTCACGTTTGTTCTGTCTGAAGGGCGCGATCATCCACAGCAGGTCTCACAGTCTGCAGCTCATGAAGAAGAATTTCAGGCATTTTATTCAGTGGCTGCGACGCCCGACTCCACTTCCT TGGAAAATCATGGTCAGCGGGTCTCAGCCTGTCCAGCTGAACGAGAGCAGCAGATGGTTTACTCAGTGGTCACCGTGCACGAACCCGCCTCCT
- the LOC113031359 gene encoding sialic acid-binding Ig-like lectin 15 isoform X2, which yields MWPQRFSLILSAIVSGSVSAGWKLTVSPGVRVSRGEDAVLGCFFTPTRDYSGMIKVTWKFAASNTPPFLDCPVKYDSVHGANPCAFSDLKHSLKGDPRWGDGSLLIRDVQLTDNGMYFCRVELDGWKNFKEAKTELYVGAEPHILNLSVVEMPCGSDSAPRRLQCQAEGNPPPKIVWLLASRRMLENKGESSQSSPYHVTSCVPYPEEEELTCRAESALNHTERTYPTREPQDQSEESEESEESDSLKIPLIVCAVIALLILIAGIVFYCLRRDHPQQVSQSAAHEEEFQAFYSVAATPDSTSLENHGQRVSACPAEREQQMVYSVVTVHEPASLENHHRQVSAGREEELQEVYSEAISISCDL from the exons ATGTGGCCGCAGCGTTTCTCCCTCATTCTGAGTGCGATCGTCTCAG GTTCTGTCTCAGCTGGATGGAAGCTGACCGTCTCTCCAGGGGTCAGAGTCTCCAGAGGGGAAGATGCTGTCCTCGGCTGCTTCTTCACCCCCACACGGGATTATTCAGGAATGATCAAGGTCACATGGAAGTTCGCAGCATCAAACACTCCTCCGTTCTTGGACTGTCCAGTAAAATATGATTCCGTGCATGGAGCCAATCCCTGTGCATTTTCCGATTTAAAACATTCCCTGAAAGGAGACCCTCGATGGGGGGATGGGTCGCTCCTCATCAGGGATGTACAGCTGACTGATAACGGCATGTACTTCTGCAGAGTGGAGCTCGACGGGTGGAAGAACTTTAAGGAAGCAAAGACAGAGCTTTATGTTGGAG CTGAGCCTCACATCCTGAACCTCTCTGTGGTGGAGATGCCCTGTGGCTCAGACAGCGCCCCCCGGAGGCTGCAGTGTCAAGCTGAAGGTAACCCACCGCCTAAGATTGTGTGGCTGTTGGCCTCCAGACGCATGTTAGAGAACAAGGGTGAGTCCTCACAGTCCAGCCCGTACCATGTGACCAGCTGTGTGCCGTacccggaggaggaggagctcacCTGCAGGGCGGAGAGTGCACTAAACCACACGGAGAGGACGTATCCAACCAGAGAGCCTCAGGATCAGAGTGAAGAGAGTGAAGAGAGTGAAGAGAGCGACTCTCTGAAGATCCCTCTGATCGTGTGTGCTGTCATCGCTCTCCTGATCCTGATCGCAGGAATCGTCTTTTACTGCCTGA GGCGCGATCATCCACAGCAGGTCTCACAGTCTGCAGCTCATGAAGAAGAATTTCAGGCATTTTATTCAGTGGCTGCGACGCCCGACTCCACTTCCT TGGAAAATCATGGTCAGCGGGTCTCAGCCTGTCCAGCTGAACGAGAGCAGCAGATGGTTTACTCAGTGGTCACCGTGCACGAACCCGCCTCCT